A genomic region of Sarcophilus harrisii chromosome 6, mSarHar1.11, whole genome shotgun sequence contains the following coding sequences:
- the LOC100917716 gene encoding olfactory receptor 5M11, translating to MSSQNGSTRFTEFILLGLTDCPELQHILFVGFLGIYILTLLGNLGMIILIKLEPRLHTPMYFFLTNLAFVDLCYSCNATPKMLANFLSDRKSISFVGCFVQCYIFIALLLTEFYMLAAMAYDRYVAICSPLHYSVKMSRRVCICLVTFPYIYGFSDGLFQSILTFRLSFCRSNVINHFYCADPPLIKLSCSDTYIKEHAMFISAGFNLSNSLAIILISYAFILAAILRIRSAEGRRKAFSTCGSHMMAVTLFYGTLFCMYVRPPTDKNVEESKIIAVFYTFVSPVLNPLIYSLRNRDVKVALRNILRKNRLKKMVSGMS from the coding sequence ATGTCAAGTCAAAATGGCAGCACTAGATTCACTGAATTTATTCTCCTTGGACTCACAGATTGTCCTGAACTACAACATATATTGTTTGTGGGTTTTCTTGGAATCTACATTCTTACCCTGTTAGGAAACCTTGGAATGATCATCTTGATCAAACTTGAGCCTCGCCTTCACACACCCATGTACTTTTTTCTTACTAATTTGGCTTTTGTAGACTTGTGCTATTCCTGCAATGCAACCCCCAAGATGTTGGCAAATTTCTTATCTGACAGGAAGAGCATTTCCTTTGTTGGTTGCTTTGTGCAGTGTTACATTTTCATTGCTTTATTGCTCACTGAGTTTTACATGTTGGCTGCCATGGCTTATGATCGCTATGTAGCTATCTGTAGCCCACTACATTACAGTGTGAAGATGTCCAGGAGAGTCTGCATTTGCCTGGTCACCTTCCCCTATATCTATGGTTTCTCTGATGGTCTTTTTCAATCCATTCTGACGTTTCGCTTGTCCTTCTGTAGATCCAATGTCATCAATCACTTCTACTGTGCTGATCCCCCTCTCATCAAGTTGTCTTGTTCTGACACCTATATCAAAGAACATGCCATGTTCATCTCAGCTGGGTTCAACCTTTCCAATTCTCTTGCCATCATTCTCATCTCTTATGCCTTCATTCTGGCAGCCATCCTCCGCATTCGCTCTgctgagggaaggaggaaggcatTCTCTACCTGTGGCTCTCACATGATGGCTGTTACTTTGTTTTATGGGACTCTTTTCTGCATGTATGTAAGGCCTCCCACTGATAAAAATGTCGAGGAATCCAAAATCATAGCTGTGTTCTATACTTTTGTGAGTCCTGTGCTGAACCCACTTATCTATAGTCTGAGAAACAGAGATGTCAAAGTAGCTTTGAGGAATATACTCAGGAAAAATCGACTGAAAAAGATGGTTTCAGGTATGTCATAG
- the LOC100917456 gene encoding olfactory receptor 5M11-like: MQNHNDSKTVTEFILLGLTDRPELQYILFVVFLGIYILTLLVNLGMIVLIKVDPRLHTPMYFFLTNLAFVDLCYSSNATPKMLANFLSERKSISFASCFMQCYIFIALLLTEYYMLAAMAYDRYVAICSPLHYTVKMSRRVCICLVTFPYIYGFSDGLLQSILTFRLSFCRSNVINHFYCADPPLIKLSCSDTYVKEHAMFISAGFNLSNSLAIILIFYAFILVAILRIHSAEGRRKAFSTCGSHMMAVTLFYGTLFCMYVRPPTDKSVEESKIIAVFYTFVSPVLNPLIYSLRNRDVKAALRNVLRRNLRKKMVSNIS, from the coding sequence ATGCAAAACCATAATGACAGCAAGACAGTTACCGAATTTATTCTCCTTGGACTCACAGATCGTCCTGAACTACAATATATCCTGTTTGTGGTTTTCCTTGGAATCTACATTCTTACCCTATTAGTAAACCTTGGCATGATTGTGTTGATCAAAGTTGACCCCCGTCTTCACACTCCCATGTACTTTTTTCTTACTAATTTGGCTTTTGTAGACCTATGCTATTCCTCCAATGCAACCCCCAAAATGTTGGCAAATTTCTTATCTGAAAGGAAGAGCATTTCCTTTGCTAGTTGCTTTATGCAATGCTACATTTTCATTGCTTTGCTGCTCACTGAGTATTACATGTTGGCTGCCATGGCCTATGACCGCTATGTTGCCATCTGCAGCCCCCTACACTACACTGTGAAAATGTCCAGAAGAGTCTGCATCTGCCTGGTCACCTTTCCCTATATCTATGGTTTCTCTGATGgtcttctccaatccatcctgaCATTTCGCTTGTCCTTCTGTAGATCCAATGTCATCAATCACTTCTACTGTGCTGATCCCCCTCTGATCAAATTGTCTTGTTCTGACACCTATGTCAAAGAACATGCCATGTTCATCTCAGCTGGGTTTAATCTTTCCAATTCACTTGCCATCATTCTCATCTTCTATGCCTTCATCCTGGTAGCCATCCTCCGCATTCACTCTgctgagggaaggagaaaggcatTCTCTACCTGTGGCTCTCACATGATGGCTGTTACTTTATTTTATGGGACTCTCTTCTGCATGTATGTGAGACCTCCCACTGACAAAAGTGTTGAGGAATCCAAAATCATAGCTGTGTTCTATACTTTTGTGAGTCCTGTGCTGAACCCACTCATCTATAGTCTGAGAAACAGAGATGTGAAAGCAGCTTTGAGGAATGTGCTCAGGAGAAATCTACGGAAGAAGATGGTTTCAAACATATCATAA